The following DNA comes from Serinus canaria isolate serCan28SL12 chromosome 1A, serCan2020, whole genome shotgun sequence.
gcaggagctggctgaggtTCGGGATCTTGAGCCGCTTCTCTCCGGTCTACCTGCACCTCCGGCGTTTGCCCAGTTTCTTAGCCCCTGGGGCAGGTCTGCCACGAACGCGCTCTGTCCCTCTTCTCGGAAGCGCTCCGTGACCGTAACCTGCAGTGAGACAGAGAGCACACAGGGCAGCCCGTCAGGCGAAGAggcggcggccggggccggCAGCCCCGCGGGTGCAGGTGCGGCGGGCGCGGTGCCGGGTCCGTACCTGCGCTAGGCGGAGTTGGAGGCGCCGCGGAGCCGCGACCCGTGGGGTGCcgccaggtgctgctgcttctgccggGTGGAGCGCACGGCCAGGATGGCCTGGCGGTTCTTGTACTGCACCATCTGCAGCGTGATCGCCGcgttccagccctgctcctgtgcacACCGAAAGTCGATCTCCTTCCCCTCGGCCATCACCACCGTGAAGTACACGTACTTGCCCTTCCGCTCCACGCAGTCCACCGTCTTCATGTTGGAGAAGTGAAGCTCCTTGATCTTGGCCGCCGGCTCGGCCGGCGGCGCCggttgctgctgctgcggcggcggggggtgtttgggggggatgaggagcagcccctcctcGGTGAGGATACAGCGCTTCttcttccagagctgcagcagcccgtcgctcctcttctccagcatgCCCTCCTTCACCGCTTTACAGCCGCTCTCCAGCATCCTTCTGGAAGGGTTAGAGGGCCTCCGCCCGCACGGGCTGGGCTCGGGGTGCAGGCGGCACCAGCCGAGCACTCTCCGCCGGGCGCCGGCTCCGAGGCGGAGGGCCGGGAGCGCCCCGGCCCGCAGGAAGCGGAGCGGCTGCCGCCCGTGCCGCGGCGTGGCGAGCGGCGGGCGCTGCCGGTGCGGGCGGCCGGGGTTGTCGGCGggcttttccctcccctcccgctTTTGAATGCGCCTCTCCCACCCCAGAGTGACACCCAGCggaaacagcagctcctcccgCCCGCCGGCCGCGGGGAAGCCCAGCTCGGCGAGAGGAGCGGAGCCGgaggcgcggcggggccgcccgccgggcggggcgggggctgcgCTCCCCGGCGGCAGCGAGCCCGCCCCGGGCCCAAGGCTACGGCACAGCACGGCTATGGAGGGAAGGGGTTCCCCGCCGTGGCCAATAGAGAGAGATAACCAGGACACGGCAAATGCCCGAAAGCGCTCCTTTGCCTTTCTCGGGGTGTTCCCGCACTATTTAGTTGAAATGTAGTTCCTCACCCTGCCTCCTTGGGCAAGAGCAGTAAAGGGCCCTCTTCTGCATGTTTTCGATTCAAGCCCAGTAAGAGTGCCAGTTTCCAGCGGAACCCTGGTATTTAAGCGATCATCGCTCcattaaacaaaagaaagccTGAAAGAACTTGAGCTTGTACAAGAGCTTGATTCCTACCCAGGCCTGGGGAGAAGCAGCTTCAactgtatatataaaataaatctttactttctgcagcagtttgaATAATGTCTAAAGACATCTGTACCACTTCCCTAAGGAAACAGCAGGACCTCAGTACATGGAAATGGCAAAAGCAgactaggggaaaaaaaacccaaacaaaatcaaactgACAAGCAGCTAGGAGCATTTTTATCACTCTACTTTGCTGCCACACATTTGCTTATTGTTTGGATTATCCCCCGAGGTTAGCTTTTGAATAAATTTGAGTAGAAAAAGTGACCTAAGGTTAATATGAAACTATTTAATTCTTAATCCTCTGATGTATTAGATGTAAATCAAAATCCCACATAGCTGAATTAGGCTGACAAAGCCAATGTAAACTGAATGCTAGAAGTTTCATACTATGTCTGAGAGCACCGTTTTTAAACATACATTTATCATGGCCATAAAAAAACCTCTCCTCACATCAATCTTGGCAGCTAGGAAGCAGATCATGCTGCAGCATGCGCTGTGTTCTAACAgattagaggggaaaaaaatcaagaatgaTGACAGCTTCAATGGAGTTTATCTCtgataacattttaaaaaggatttcCTCTTATAATCTTTTCCTCTTGAAGTTCAAAGGTAATTTTGATAAATTGCTGAAGGGTAAACAATTTAAGGcaataaaagcaattaaaatttaGCTGGTTTACCCTTTTTGAGGTAACTGGAAAACAGTAACAAAGGCAACTTGACTAACTATAAAttagagggaaaaggaaatcaaTATCCTAAACAATCCACTTATATAAAAAATAGTCTCTTCCCCTGTAAGATATAGGTCACTCACAACCGTTTTGCCTATTTTAACAGAGGCACATGCTAAATTTCAAAAGATCTGAACACCATTCACCAATTGCCTCCACCAGCAGTTCACTGCCATTTGAACCTAAATTCCTTGCACAAATATCTGTATCTCCAGCTGATTGTGCAAATACAAGATGTCTCAAAAATAGCCTGAGCAATGTTAAGagaattccttccttttcaccTGTTTTGCACCTATTTCTTTGCTCCTGATGAGGTCTCTGCTCATATGGCATACAATTTTGAAGCTCTCCTACCAAAGCAAACTGGTTAAAATGCATCCACTTATATAGAGTAACTTAATAAAATACTGAGTTTCTGTAAGGCATAGGACACTAGGCTAAACCTACAGAGGACCAATTTCTAACAATTCACCTTTTCAGTTTTGGTTGCTGTTCCACTGCTGTAAGCAAACAGCCATTTGATTCACAGTAAATGCACTAACCAGTAGTGAGGAAACTCGCATTAGATGGGAGAGTGCCACATGTTACACTATAACAGCATTCAAAAAACTCTCCCCCCACCCACAACACTGCACTGTAACACTTAAGGACATGAACACACAACCTTTATCTGTATAATTTAAGGTGagctttttctcttgttctcaGTACTGACAGTAAACTGCAATTAATCATTTGAAAAAATGGAGACTAGTGTGGAAGGCCAAATATTTTCATCAACCATACAGGAGAAAGAGACTAAATTCATTCTACTTTGCCTCCCCATGACAAAGCATTGAATGTCAGATTTTGAACCCAACTCCAAACACTGATACGTACTCTAATTTACACACTCACAGCACTCTTTATTCCTGGTGAAATTCACCTGAGCACGTGGTCAGAAGCAAACACGCAAAACATCCATTTAAATTTGAACTCTATAAGCCAACACATATTAACAGCCATTTAAAACACACTATGTTTGACCAAAAAACCAGATCAGTCAAAGACTAGTGCAAGATGAAATACTGACAGTTCCAtgataaaagaacaaaatattgtGCAGAATTTGCCAGTAAAGGATAACAAACTTTGTTTTCCTAGATGCAAGTCAAAACTGAACTTCCGCAAATGTTTCTTACATTACTATTTTGAGAAATCACATTCAACAATTAGGCACACTACAATATCACACTGAGattttactttacttttctTGAAATACATACTTAAAACACTGCATTTATATAAAATGCTTCACATCTGCTACCATTATTGAAGTTTCAGTAAATACTAGGCAGGTtctgcagccattccagaaATAGCTGATGTGAAGATGCCTCCTACTGTCAAACCTGAAATACTACAGTCTGAAAACGTGACCTTGGGTGCAGACTTTTCCTGTCAGCAACTCCATTTCACAGATACCTCTCAGTATATACCCCTCAGTAAATGAAgaataaatgaaacatttatcATAACTAACAACCACACTACCCCAGGCCTTAGCATTCCCTAAAACCCCAGGCAGTaccaaataaataaactgcATACAATTCACCAGCTATTGGCATagcagcttctccagcctggctttttCAAAGTCCTTTGCACTTCCAAGACAGTAGTTTGCCAAAAATATTCCAATTTAAGCTCACACATTGTAGAGAAAAATTAGGCTGTGAGGGAGCTTTTAAGCTTCTCAGATTTGGCCACTGCAGTAAAACATGCTAAGAGTTCAGAACGGTTTCTCCACTACAAGGCAAATTAAATCTGAGCAATTACTTGCCAACACTTGAGCACACAGAAGCAAAGCTCATAGGAGAAAGTTCAGGACTCaagcccctcctgcagctgcagagccaacTTGTGTTGACAATTCACAGACTTTAGTCACACACCTGGGAACACAAGAGCCCTTCTGCCATAGCCTCTCAGTGTGTGCCTGCCCCTGGTAtacacaggcacagaaaaatatggaataaaGAGCTTATCTGTACTTGGTGTACCCTGTCTTGTCTGCTTTACTCACTCTGATTTTCCTACAAAAGCTGAGATGCGGGCCACACGCGGAACACTACCAGGCCTGAGCAAAGTCTGACAAGAGGATTTTAAGAGCAATGAGACAAATGCCACATGGACAAACTTCTACCTCCTCTTGCTAGGGTATAGAAGTAAGACTGTATTATTTTCAGTAGATAATTTATGCTCAATTTAGGCAAGCATTAGCAATTAAAAGTCAATTATTTCAACATCCTCTTGAAATCTTGTGGGGAACCTTAAACAGGTTACTGAGCAgcaattaagaaatgaaaatggagATGTGGTTGCAACAACTTCTCTGATCTGTAAATGTCTTGGATTAGAGAAGACCACAtctgtacagaaaaaaaggagaaactgcTGTAGAGCTGAGTCTACCTACTCCAACATCCATGTGGCTCTAGACCCAACACAGCAGACCATCAAGGCTGTTCATGCTGTCATTATTAGGCTATCCCTTTTGCACTGAGGGGGTGTAGTATTTTGCTTCCTCAAGCTGCTGAGTGTCACAGCACAATTCTCTGCCCAACAGAAGGCATTTGATGAACAACTGCTGCATAGTCACCTTTGGAAATAGGAAACCTTTAGCAGAAAGGGTAATCATTCATCTGCATGTAAGTTTCCGATCAGTTTCCAAATCAGGCTGACAACAATGGGCcctgaaaaacagggaaagtTATGAGTACCAGCTTGGAGATGAACACATTATTTCTCTCCACTTTTCTACATTCTGCTGGCTCTTTccacttaaaaagcaaaacatgtCAGAATTACAGTATCAGCTGTTAGTTTCAGGAACATCAATTTTAATAACCCAGAAGAGAATCTAATCTTATGAAGCTAGCAGACACTGGTAAGCAGTGTTGCTATGCCCAGTGTTCAAATAATCCAAGGTAACACTTCTAACTGCACCTGACATCACTCTTCCTCAAAAAGTAAAACTTTGGAATACTAAGCTTAAATCTGAGCTCCTTTATTTGAGgatgctgttttatttttttttcatgaaaaagtTCTATCAGACAGGCAAACTCTTCAGTTCTGATCTAATCTAGATTGCTAAAAGCAATTATGAAAGAATTGCAAAGAAGCCTCCCTCTCCATCAAGCATAAGCCCCGAAAACCCTTCCCTATCATCTAAAATCTCATTTaattctcctctttcctcccacTTTTACCCCCAAAATAATTCTCCCTTCAATACAGCAAACAAAAGTGGACAGAAGACACCATTTACACAGGTGTTAAATTATGGTCTATTTCTGCAACTTCTGTCAAAGACAGCAGTTGCTATTTCAGTGACACATTTTCCCAGCCAGAGCCTGTCAACAAGGTAACTTACCCTCTTCAAATGTTAAAGGAGGAGATTCTCTACACCtggtttaaatgaaaaatgaaaaga
Coding sequences within:
- the PHLDA1 gene encoding pleckstrin homology-like domain family A member 1 encodes the protein MINCGNTPRKAKERFRAFAVSWLSLSIGHGGEPLPSIAVLCRSLGPGAGSLPPGSAAPAPPGGRPRRASGSAPLAELGFPAAGGREELLFPLGVTLGWERRIQKREGREKPADNPGRPHRQRPPLATPRHGRQPLRFLRAGALPALRLGAGARRRVLGWCRLHPEPSPCGRRPSNPSRRMLESGCKAVKEGMLEKRSDGLLQLWKKKRCILTEEGLLLIPPKHPPPPQQQQPAPPAEPAAKIKELHFSNMKTVDCVERKGKYVYFTVVMAEGKEIDFRCAQEQGWNAAITLQMVQYKNRQAILAVRSTRQKQQHLAAPHGSRLRGASNSA